Proteins co-encoded in one Macrobrachium rosenbergii isolate ZJJX-2024 chromosome 54, ASM4041242v1, whole genome shotgun sequence genomic window:
- the LOC136835010 gene encoding SIN3-HDAC complex-associated factor isoform X2: MFSFHKPKVYRSTTGCCICKAKSSSSRFTDSKKYEDDFMECFNLKERRSGEICNACVLLVKRWKKLPKGTDRNWHHVVDARAGPGTKSLTKFKSKKLKKNLLSPDKPLKEKIKKKHRYIRKEGRETSPGALSDDIAVGDERLSEGSGPSVPGSLAPSPYPSPYPSEDDADSQDRTLLCGASKRKKSLPTQLQLSSFVDLTYWKQEKVCCGLIFRGDCGEVLIDPRFFQPCSCRIKSLECSPAPTPASTPRASSGASDGGSNYDDEILDNEIEDYQDSDSLDEPYYSSAANSPAAPLMPQLHTGLTS; encoded by the exons ctcacGGTTCACAGAttcaaagaaatatgaagatgatTTCATGGAATGTTTCAACTTGAAGGAGCGAAGGTCGGGGGAAATTTGCAATGCCTGCGTCCTTTTGGTCAAGAGATGGAAGAAATTGCCCAAAGGAACAGATCGTAATTGGCACCAT gttgTGGATGCACGAGCTGGACCTGGTACAAAGTCCTTGACTAAATTCAAAAGcaagaaattaaagaagaatttgtTAAGTCCAGATaaaccattaaaagaaaaaataaagaaaaagcacaG gtATATACGTAAAGAAGGCAGAGAAACATCCCCAGGAGCACTAAGTGATGACATAGCTGTAGGTGATGAAAGGTTAAGTGAAGGTTCTGGCCCATCTGTTCCAGGTTCGTTAGCCCCTTCACCTTATCCTTCACCTTACCCTTCTGAAGATGACGCTGACTCGCAAGACAGAACACTCCTCTGTGGAGCTTCCAAAAGGAAGAAATCACTGCCAACTCAACTGCAGCTCAGTAGTTTTGTGGACCTAACATATTGGAAGCA GGAAAAGGTGTGCTGCGGCCTTATATTTAGAGGAGACTGTGGTGAGGTCCTTATCGATCCTCGTTTCTTCCAACCATGCTCTTGTCGTATAAAATCTTTGGAGTGTTCACCAGCGCCAACACCTGCTTCTACTCCAAGAGCATCATCAGGCGCATCTGACGGTGGaagtaattatgatgatgaaatcttGGATAATGAAATTGAAGATTATCAAGACTCAGATTCTTTAGACGAGCCCTATTACTCGTCTGCTGCCAATTCTCCAGCTGCTCCACTCATGCCTCAGTTACATACGGGACTCACAAGTTAA